Proteins encoded together in one Mastacembelus armatus chromosome 15, fMasArm1.2, whole genome shotgun sequence window:
- the LOC113131648 gene encoding ligand-dependent corepressor isoform X3 — MASQCKRQQCTIDRRGFRQELDSWRHKLIHCVGFESILEGLFGTELVEDLKLFKDLEPVAVSDWSFYENCLFCCLRRDKVKEYLNNEGSEDIPKPLLVKDQTTISRLEKQAEEFLSAVLSKKDVPNFLDPHIPVVAREILQRMIRQFAAEYTSQTSSPQDSCSDSQPCSDQSLPTPPLLSGAPPSTSPSATLAGLSHNQNPVLSKLLMADQDAPLDLTIKKPLPEPSEQDGVLDLSLKKNRSSSNLSVRSPCLSPATSTLKGRSLRADGQVGLLMRSLQDGRRRENIGHSTHYKLSSSPAYSLHIKKEAKLESDPESPLSHNLTSDLFKNGSVSWNSKTQFGALLKLRNSSEASEHLIPDIPRLLEVTGLLTKSHAYEKGNLQETCRAHNLSLSPSSFFDLKIPQVRVLATGSEPSWDSLSTEYSGSLCENSLGKKLRTILPRQNQKKCSSGSEKEYWPYDTDQQALGGNCSLDSELDLGSKQPRKKRGRYRQYNTELLEEAIVVVMGGKMSVSKAQSIYGIPHSTLEYKVKERMGTLKHPPKKKLKLISQVEEQDVARSPERKELQNLQHTISEKKESASDETSKDFHDRSLSSDE, encoded by the exons ATCTTGAACCTGTAGCTGTGTCTGACTGGTCATTTTATGAAAATTGTCTATTCTGCTGTTTGAGACGGGACAAAGTAAAg GAATATTTAAACAACGAGGGAAGTGAAGATATACCCAAACCTCTCCTAGTTAAAGATCAGACAACAATCAGCAGACTAGAGAAACAAGCTGAGGAATTTCTCAGTGCAGTCCTCAGCAAAAAAG ATGTGCCAAATTTTTTGGACCCACACATTCCTGTAGTGGCTCGAGAGATCCTTCAGAGAATGATCCGACAGTTTGCTGCTGAATATACCTCACAAACCAGCTCCCCTCAGGACAGTTGCTCAGATTCCCAGCCTTGCTCTGACCAAAGCCTGCCGACCCCACCCTTGCTCTCAGGGGCTCCTCCTTCTACCAGCCCTTCTGCCACTTTGGCTGGGCTTTCACACAACCAGAACCCCGTCCTCAGTAAGCTCCTCATGGCTGACCAGGATGCTCCTCTTGACCTCACAATCAAGAAACCCCTGCCCGAGCCCAGTGAACAAG atggAGTCCTTgacttatctttaaaaaagaaTCGCTCTAGCAGCAACTTGTCTGTCCGGAGTCCCTGCCTTTCTCCAGCCACATCCACACTCAAAGG GCGATCCTTGAGAGCGGACGGACAAGTCGGGCTGCTTATGAGGAGCCTACAggatgggaggaggagggagaataTCGGTCACTCCACCCATTATAAACTTTCCTCGTCTCCTGCATACTCGCTGCACATCAAAAAGGAGGCCAAACTGGAAAGTGACCCAGAGTCACCTCTCAGCCATAACCTCACCTCTGACCTTTTCAAAAATGGATCTGTTTCCTGGAATTCCAAAACTCAATTTGGGGCCCTCCTCAAACTCAGAAACAGCAGTGAGGCTAGTGAGCACTTAATACCAGACATACCCAGGTTGTTGGAAGTCACTGGACTTTTGACAAAGTCACATGCTTATGAGAAAGGAAATCTCCAAGAGACCTGCAGGGCCCACaacctctccctctccccttcATCTTTTTTTGACCTCAAGATTCCCCAGGTGCGGGTTTTAGCCACAGGATCAGAACCATCCTGGGATTCCCTGTCAACCGAGTATTCAGGTTCACTTTGTGAGAACAGTCTGGGAAAGAAGCTTCGTACCATTCTGCCCAGGCAGAACCAGAAAAAGTGCAGCTCAGGTTCAGAGAAGGAATACTGGCCTTACGACACTGACCAACAAGCCTTGGGTGGAAACTGTTCTCTGGATTCTGAATTGGATCTAGGGAGCAAGCAACCAAGGAAAAAACGCGGGAGATATCGACAATACAACACTGAGCTGCTGGAAGAGGCTATTGTGGTGGTTATGGGTGGGAAAATGAGTGTGTCTAAAGCCCAGTCGATCTATGGTATTCCACACAGCACTCTGGAATACAAAGTTAAAGAACGAATGGGGACCTTGAAACACCCTCCTAAAAAGAAACTGAAGCTGATAAGTCAAGTAGAAGAACAGGATGTTGCACGGTCCCCTGAGAGGAAAGAACTTCAAAACCTCCAGCACACTATTTCCGAGAAAAAAGAGAGTGCATCTGACGAGACTTCGAAAGATTTCCATGATAGAAGCCTGTCATCGGATGAGTGA
- the LOC113131648 gene encoding uncharacterized protein LOC113131648 isoform X1 gives MASQCKRQQCTIDRRGFRQELDSWRHKLIHCVGFESILEGLFGTELVEDLKLFKDLEPVAVSDWSFYENCLFCCLRRDKVKEYLNNEGSEDIPKPLLVKDQTTISRLEKQAEEFLSAVLSKKDVPNFLDPHIPVVAREILQRMIRQFAAEYTSQTSSPQDSCSDSQPCSDQSLPTPPLLSGAPPSTSPSATLAGLSHNQNPVLSKLLMADQDAPLDLTIKKPLPEPSEQDGVLDLSLKKNRSSSNLSVRSPCLSPATSTLKGESPDLHDAKAKDLQSTSTLEQFMAKLCPHHQRQIVDAIGFLQTEVKALTASNTHQVSNSTSGIQEDVCSTAKSTAVTPEKSCPEQSFPSESTPKPELQDISRSGPSSCAMQNTPENAVSLKTSVSADPALDLCSPGSESNHGSVTPTTNPVDTENRHSDHAPLRMKIMTSSVADGKKLSCVLNASFSPHSDICDDRQGNSNSSNRTETHSARLSSSIKRHSQASHTHQARQKETLEHSKDTPEKLFSVHMTIPSDSPRTARKTIRTSSDHRTRDSACRGIADPDLGHCDIVFIDKPITECYKEQHRSMLRRRNARKSTRGHMYSDEIWELKTVRTLAGKGNCPNPMPELITLITPKQILSKPEGVPPVDMPFVGPCREINQQMSTEESDESVIPGTGDVVEVAASEVDVIVETSQTGQSQSQSPPPSLRSPKENTETDMNTNVEQDTTADSGAAGSEEGVAQALFEAEKYNEPETQEDIQESTEQIVAEIGVEILEKITIEESEPQNSSDKLQNSEPALQQNSPPSPVNTFEDETQENQREEMQDEQTQERQPEKQIHYNNFEATETSNTTVSADEPMVKGTEVKTSEAVDSLMPLEHEDNEYDVSSKTLDALLKELPPWRRKRGTVILLPKRLRQTKAVIVGYVNGRPISASDRSLRRRSSNSTTSPTKISAISSQNVPNKNPLDSTVENKHLDKPLPETYIPTKPIPTTTVIEQVTEPSSDVALTTIRKVSSRVKQIQKQKRVQRDQDSLPVLSDHTQSPESTRLLRSASLKSAGSTVSQPTSNAVTDSFPKPADTHALPSTEQNPSITLPTSFPDTSPLIMSSPPAAFEQYQQSVPETSAGLNIEKSSQVEMTSEEIQKNEADNTLQAKQKLRSAKAVTDSKYENQQLSAEVSSPLENQSPVKTEMQTKIMPLRRKRVLRKEVEASNIALPQKPNVASLEDGSASGDDSSTSISDKPTRMPLRSESSKAEVLHQPVTQSPPVDSKKLALRSQRLAAPSTSAVTVSGRQSDIASPLRKPERITKATVKPDPLSVESVFTQSSHIPVITPRPEPPKQTVNKFFETLTGEESQHLISNLNLKYEKMQKGWVQMDKEGQPTTRYKSKADRQAAIWKSKRRTRKTKSSEHQKYSPVQMLFMKGFNLSSICRWFLESTETKSLVIVKKVNTRLPSETQLCFHSSSSSSGTSQGVFPSLQAERLKKHLKKFAIASPVKSNPKSQKLIAKALGQEANAVKGKERRELSSTTQTLPKSHSSAHACIPIGESQKSSGKSKNPASARILRKYSNIREKMQGQQTNVRMKKASKTLKTNNIKRLASTKAAAKSNLKPSLKAQKPALSVSKRMKEAAAKMVRRKTLAGKKTRRHLVQERAVKAQSRGRASRDATKKELPKRYSQRLGSPKVSEYNPVDTSKSKVDNKKQIEVEKVEVEKSAVNKMNAKPQTKESPQSTLFELKGNENVIEIPQQSMDVKFPTSLDQVLTRSQRKMETTVPFSGSPSHVPKRASKSTTTQNASPKSVRKAEEATLTRSGALKSSAKRSRTALLPRGATKSAKKRAQELLETPAKRTRTSLSK, from the exons ATCTTGAACCTGTAGCTGTGTCTGACTGGTCATTTTATGAAAATTGTCTATTCTGCTGTTTGAGACGGGACAAAGTAAAg GAATATTTAAACAACGAGGGAAGTGAAGATATACCCAAACCTCTCCTAGTTAAAGATCAGACAACAATCAGCAGACTAGAGAAACAAGCTGAGGAATTTCTCAGTGCAGTCCTCAGCAAAAAAG ATGTGCCAAATTTTTTGGACCCACACATTCCTGTAGTGGCTCGAGAGATCCTTCAGAGAATGATCCGACAGTTTGCTGCTGAATATACCTCACAAACCAGCTCCCCTCAGGACAGTTGCTCAGATTCCCAGCCTTGCTCTGACCAAAGCCTGCCGACCCCACCCTTGCTCTCAGGGGCTCCTCCTTCTACCAGCCCTTCTGCCACTTTGGCTGGGCTTTCACACAACCAGAACCCCGTCCTCAGTAAGCTCCTCATGGCTGACCAGGATGCTCCTCTTGACCTCACAATCAAGAAACCCCTGCCCGAGCCCAGTGAACAAG atggAGTCCTTgacttatctttaaaaaagaaTCGCTCTAGCAGCAACTTGTCTGTCCGGAGTCCCTGCCTTTCTCCAGCCACATCCACACTCAAAGG TGAGTCTCCAGACCTGCATGATGCGAAGGCAAAAGACCTGCAGTCCACCTCCACGCTGGAACAGTTCATGGCCAAACTCTGCCCCCACCATCAGAGACAGATAGTAGATGCCATAGGATTTCTACAGACGGAGGTCAAAGCACTCACAGCCTCCAATACACACCAGGTCTCTAACTCTACCTCTGGGATCCAGGAAGATGTTTGTTCCACTGCAAAATCCACTGCAGTCACCCCTGAGAAGTCATGCCCTGAGCAAAGTTTTCCTAGCGAATCCACCCCCAAGCCTGAATTACAGGATATTTCTCGTTCTGGCCCAAGCAGTTGTGCAATGCAAAATACTCCAGAGAATGCTGTCTCACTCAAAACATCTGTTTCTGCTGACCCTGCTTTGGATCTTTGCAGCCCTGGGTCAGAGAGTAACCATGGTTCAGTAACTCCTACCACTAATCCAGTGGACACAGAGAATCGTCATAGTGATCATGCACCTCTTAGGATGAAAATCATGACTAGCAGTGTTGCTGATGGTAAGAAGTTGTCATGTGTGCTCAATGCCTCGTTTTCACCTCACTCTGACATTTGTGATGATAGACAGGGTAACTCAAATTCAtccaacagaacagaaactcaTAGCGCAAGACTCAGCTCCTCCATTAAGAGACACAGTCAGGCTAGTCACACACATCAAGCTAGGCAGAAAGAGACTCTCGAGCACTCCAAAGATACAccagaaaaactgttttcagtcCACATGACCATTCCTTCTGACTCGCCGCGGACTGCAAGGAAGACCATCAGGACATCCTCTGATCATCGAACCAGGGACTCTGCTTGTAGGGGAATAGCTGACCCTGATCTTGGCCACtgtgacattgtttttattgacaaACCAATTACAGAGTGTTATAAGGAACAACACCGCAGCATGCTCCGACGTCGCAATGCCAGAAAAAGCACCAGAGGACATATGTATTCAGATGAAATCTGGGAGTTAAAAACTGTCCGTACATTGGCTGGGAAGGGCAACTGTCCAAATCCAATGCCAGAACTGATCACATTAATCACCCCAAAACAAATACTTTCGAAGCCAGAAGGTGTACCGCCAGTGGATATGCCTTTTGTTGGACCATGCAGGGAGATTAATCAGCAAATGTCCACAGAGGAGTCAGATGAGAGTGTGATACCAGGGACAGGAGATGTAGTGGAGGTAGCAGCCAGTGAAGTCGATGTTATAGTTGAAACTAGTCAGACTggtcagagtcagagtcagtctcctcctccatctctgagGTCtccaaaagaaaatacagaaacagatATGAACACAAATGTAGAACAGGATACAACTGCAGATTCAGGGGCAGCGGGAAGTGAAGAAGGTGTTGCTCAGGCTCTATTTGAAGCAGAAAAATACAATGAACCAGAGACCCAAGAAGACATTCAGGAAAGTACAGAGCAAATTGTGGCAGAGATAGGAGTGGAAATATTAGAGAAAATTACCATAGAAGAATCTGAACCCCAGAATTCATCAGACAAACTGCAAAACTCTGAGCCTGCTCTCCAGCAGAATAGCCCTCCATCACCAGTGAATACGTTTGAGGATGAGACACAGGAAAATCAAAGGGAGGAAATGCAAGATGAACAAACTCAGGAACGTCAGCCAGAGAAACAGATACATTATAACAACTTTGAAGCAACAGAAACATCCAATACCACAGTTTCAGCAGATGAACCGATGGTGAAAGGGACAGAAGTGAAAACATCTGAAGCAGTTGATAGCCTTATGCCGTTAGAGCATGAAGATAATGAGTATGATGTGTCCTCAAAGACACTAGATGCACTGTTGAAAGAATTACCACCTTGGCGTAGAAAGAGAGGCACTGTCATTTTACTGCCAAAGCGGTtaagacaaacaaaagcagtgaTCGTTGGTTATGTCAATGGTAGACCCATATCGGCCTCAGACAGAAGTCTGCGTCGTAGATCAAGCAACAGCACCACATCACCTACTAAAATCTCGGCGATATCTAGTCAGAATGTGCCCAACAAAAATCCTCTTGATTCAACtgttgaaaacaaacatttggatAAACCTTTACCTGAAACGTACATACCTACTAAACCAATTCCGACTACTACAGTGATTGAGCAGGTGACAGAACCATCTTCTGACGTGGCATTAACTACAATACGTAAAGTTTCCTCAAGGGTAAAACAGATCCAGAAACAAAAAAGAGTTCAGAGAGATCAGGACAGTTTGCCTGTCCTCTCTGATCATACTCAGAGTCCGGAGTCCACACGGCTACTTCGATCAGCCAGCCTGAAGTCAGCTGGAAGTACAGTATCACAACCCACTTCAAATGCTGTCACTGATTCCTTTCCAAAACCAGCTGACACCCATGCTCTTCCGTCTACAGAGCAAAATCCTTCCATCACCCTTCCTACTTCATTTCCTGATACTTCTCCTCTGATCATGTCTTCTCCCCCCGCAGCCTTTGAACAGTACCAACAGTCAGTTCCAGAGACATCTGCAGGATTAAACATTGAAAAATCTTCACAAGTAGAGATGACCTCTgaggaaatacaaaaaaatgaagcagaTAATACATTGCAGGCTAAACAAAAACTAAGGTCTGCAAAGGCTGTAACCGACAGCAAGTATGAGAATCAGCAACTTAGTGCTGAGGTATCAAGTCCATTAGAAAATCAGAGCCCTGTAAAGactgaaatgcaaacaaagatTATGCCATTAAGAAGGAAACGGGTCCTCAGAAAGGAGGTAGAAGCAAGTAACATTGCTTTGCCACAAAAGCCAAATGTAGCATCATTAGAAGACGGTTCTGCAAGTGGAGATGATAGCAGTACTTCCATATCAGACAAACCCACAAGGATGCCCTTAAGAAGTGAAAGCAGTAAGGCTGAAGTGTTACACCAGCCTGTTACTCAGTCACCACCAGTGGACAGCAAGAAATTAGCTTTGAGATCACAAAGATTGGCTGCACCTTCTACCAGTGCTGTAACCGTATCTGGAAGACAGAGTGACATAGCCTCCCCTCTCAGAAAGCCAGAAAGAATAACTAAAGCTACAGTGAAGCCAGATCCATTGTCTGTTGAGTCTGTGTTTACCCAGAGCTCACACATACCTGTCATTACACCTAGACCTGAGCCCCCAAAACAAACTGTTAACAAATTCTTTGAAACTCTCACTGGTGAAGAAAGCCAGCATCTAATTTCAAATCTGAACCTAAAGTATGAGAAAATGCAAAAGGGTTGGGTACAAATGGACAAAGAGGGCCAGCCAACAACAAGATACAAAAgcaaagcagacagacaggcagctaTATGGAAAAGTAAACGGAGGACACGGAAAACAAAGTCTTCAGAGCACCAGAAATACTCACCAGTACAAATGCTCTTTATGAAAGGTTTCAATCTCAGCAGTATTTGTCGTTGGTTCCTTGAATCAACAGAAACAAAGTCCCTTGTCATTGTCAAGAAGGTGAATACCCGTCTTCCATCAGAAACTCAGCTGTGTTTCCACAGCTCATCTAGTTCTTCAGGGACATCTCAGGGGGTATTTCCAAGCCTACAGGCAGAGCGCttaaagaaacatttgaaaaagttTGCCATCGCCTCTCCTGTAAAGAGCAACCCCAAAAGTCAGAAACTGATTGCTAAAGCACTAGGGCAAGAGGCAAATGCAGTCAAAggcaaagagaggagagaacTTTCCAGTACTACTCAGACTTTGCCTAAGTCACACTCCTCTGCCCATGCCTGTATACCGATAGGTGAATCCCAGAAATCCTCTGGTAAATCAAAAAATCCAGCAAGTGCAAGGATTTTAAGAAAGTACTCTAATATAAGAGAGAAGATGCAAGGTCAGCAAACTAATGTTAGAATGAAAAAGGCTTCAAAAACCTTAAAAACCAACAATATAAAAAGACTGGCTTCCACAAAGGCTGCTgctaaatcaaatttaaaaccaTCTCTGAAAGCACAGAAGCCAGCCCTGTCTGTCAGTAAACGGATGAAAGAGGCTGCAGCTAAGATGGTAAGAAGGAAAACGTTGGCTGGCAAAAAAACTAGACGGCATCTTGTTCAAGAGAGGGCAGTCAAGGCTCAGAGCAGAGGTAGAGCCTCAAGAGATGCAACTAAAAAAGAATTGCCAAAGAGATATTCTCAACGACTAGGGTCTCCTAAAGTATCGGAATACAACCCTGTCGACACATCTAAAAGCAAGGTcgacaataaaaaacaaatcgaAGTGGAGAAGGTAGAGGTGGAAAAATCTgctgtgaataaaatgaatgcaaaacCGCAAACAAAGGAATCACCACAAAGTACACTTTTCGAACTCAAAGGCAACGAGAATGTCATCGAAATCCCACAACAGAGCATGGATGTCAAGTTTCCAACCTCACTTGACCAGGTACTAACAAGATCCCAAAGAAAAATGGAGACAACAGTCCCTTTCAGTGGGAGCCCCAGTCATGTTCCAAAGAGGGCCTCAAAGTCTACGACAACACAGAATGCATCCCCTAAATCAGTCAGGAAAGCTGAGGAAGCCACGCTGACGAGAAGTGGGGCTTTAAAGTCCTCTGCAAAGAGAAGTAGGACGGCCTTGTTACCACGTGGTGCAACGAAATCAGCAAAAAAGAGAGCTCAGGAGCTTTTAGAGACCCCAGCTAAGCGCACCAGGACATCACTCTCAAAATAA